TCCCGTGACCACACGAGTGATGGGCTTTCCGGACGACAACAAGAGGCGCTGGATGAGTTCGCGGAGATAGAGGCAGACGATGAAACTGCTTGATACAACGTTCCTTATCCACTATTGGGCAGGACGAGAGGCGGTTAAAGACTATCTTGAAACGCATGAAGAAGCGGAGTTTGTGACCACGACACTGAACATCAAAGAAATTGCCGTGGGACGGGAACTACAAGGGAAACTTGATCCAGTTGAGATTCAGTCACAGTTTGAGTGGATGACTATCCTCCCGTTTCAGCTGGAACATGCCGTCATTGCTGGCGAGTTAGAAGCGGCGTTTCACCGGGATGAAACGGTGAATCAGGACAAAATAAATTCCTTCTCCGGAGATTTACTGATCGCCGCCGTTGCGAAAGCAGCAGGGGCAACAGTTGTCACGCGAAATATGGACGACTTCGAGCAATTCGATGGCGTCTCTGTCGAGTCGTATTAGGCTGATTGATACGGATTGTTGTCGCGTTTTACCGGTGATCGCTCGGACGGGTCGGCGATCACCGGTACCGAACGACAACGGACCGTATGAAGGCATACGCGACAGCCGCGACACTCGTCGGACACCGATGAGTCCCAAAAACGGAGTTCAGATGTCTGACCCCTCGAGCACAGTGGAACCAGTTGTATCCCACAGCACGACTGCACATCGGTGAACTCGTGAAACGCATTGATACGACGCTGCAGCAACACCACGGACGACATCTCTCGGGCGAAATCATCGACGCCTGAACGGTTCCCTACACTCGAGTCATACCGTACTCGAGGTGAGAAACGGTCACGGTCGATGTACTAAGCCTCCGGCTCGTCGGTTGTCCACTCCCATGTACCACAGCAAAATGAACCCGTTACTCGAGCGCCTCGAGACGCTCTTTGACAGCCGCTTCGGAAAGTTCGCTCAACGGCGTATCGTCACTATCATCGCCAGCCTCATCCTCGTAAGTGAGACTAATCCACCCCGACTCGTGGGCGGCCTCCGCATCAGGACGCCGTAGCAGGGGTGAGTAACCCGTTGCAAGCCATCGATGACGATCCATCTCATCGCCACCCGTATTGCGGCCGTCCGAACGGGAGTGTTGGCTCATACTGTCAGTATTGCGCTGGCGCATGAAAAGTCTTCGGTAGCGTACTACTCTTTGGCTGTCGACTCCTCGAGCGAGTGCGCTGAGCCTGAGACTGGGTCCGTGATTGACTCGACGAGTTGTCGCGCGAGACGTCGCTTTGTTCGACTATAGAGTGCCTGTTGGCGAAGGATTTCGACCCACCGTTCTAGCCGACGTGCGCCCGTTTTCGTTCCCGGCTGAACATCCTTCTCGTATGCGAGATTCACAAGGCGAAATAACTGATCATGAACGCGTTCGCTCTGCTGATTCGAATTAATCGCTTCAGCCACTAACCGAGTAAGTGGAACCCACATATCGTCATTTTGGAGCGTGTAGACCACTGACCGTTCGTCGAGTATAACCTTCCCACCACGGAGATGGTATTCGTCTGAATATGGAGTACTGCCGGTTCGAAGCTGATCAACTGCCATCATGATTTCCGTCGTCGGAATACAAAAGCTAAAGACGATGTTCGAGCCGATGTCGACCGCTGGTGCCTTTGAGGGCGTGGCGTTCAAAACAGTATCAGCATCGATCTTGAAATAGTTACGTTCAGGTTCATCGAGAGTCTGCGCGAACAGTTCAGCGGCCGTTCGATTCCGTACACCGCGATAGACAGTTATCCGACCACCGTTCTGGACACGAAGTAATCCTTGCGTCACGTGATAGAGCGACTGGACTACTCCCATTGTCTCCGATGTGAACGGGCCAGCTGGAGGACGGGGCCCATTTGGGCGTGTCCGAATAGACGTTTCCAATCCGAACGTCGTTCGATAGATGCGCTCGAGTTCCTGCGGCGCAGGATACGACGGATCACTTGATTTCTTCCACTGCTCGAGAAGAGAGAGCACGTACTCTACCGCTCGAGTAGATTCCCGGAGTTTGAGTGATTCGTGGAGTTCATCTCGAGCGTCGGTTGCTAATCGAACGAACGCAGCCTGTCCTGGTTCAGTGACTGACGCTGGTGGAACGTACTTTTGCGGATCAGACTGTGTGAGATCGATATTGTATTCGTTTTCGATTACGTCTGGCTCTGCTTCCGGAATCGGTGCGAGTGGGTGACTCGAGTCAAGCGTATACTCACGCGATAGCGAGAGTGGATCGGCTGCGTTCGTGATATCCGCTATTTTGTCTCCGTCGTCCTCGTCACCCATGGTTGTTAGCTACGGATTTCTATAGTAACAACTGAAACGGTTTACACACCAATCGCGTAGCCGTCATGCGATTGGGTGTGCACTGACTTTCAGTGGCTACTATAGTGTTAGTATAAAGAACCCAGCCAAACGAACAGACTGTATTGTAGTACCACCTATAGTAGCCACTGCAAGTGAGTGTGTACATAGTTGCAGTTGTTACTATATTTGTATCCCACAGCACGACCGCACCATTGGCGACCTCGTGAAACGCATTGATACGACGCTGCAGCAACATCACGGTCGAAATCATCGACGCCTGAGCGGCCACTCCTACCGATCTGGCACCCATGGTACCGCTCGAGTCTCTCACCGGACCTGAGACACGGTTGGATCTTCTGTGAGAGGGTCAGCACTCGAGCAGCCCCCATGCTCGAGTCATGCCATACCCAAGACGACCTACTCGCGCATTTCGATCCGGAGCCGACCCGTATCGGCGATGTGGACGTGATACTCCTTGCTGGTGAACTCGATGTGACGGTCTGCTATCGGTGTTGTCCTCGAAAAGCCTGTTGTGCCTGTGGATCAATGTGGCCGTACAGCGTGAAGTCGATCTGCTGGGGAGCATCCACCGGATCTACGTTCTCGAGGACGCAGATCGCACGGATAATAGCGAAACTGGGCTGCGTCTCATCGTCGAAGGTGTGGTCGACAACATCGGAATCCCCATTTTCGGCGGTCATCTCTCGCCTGAATCCTACTACTTGCCAGCCGTCTTAGAGTCTACTCCCCAGATGATTTGGTAACAGGTCTCGAGCGATATACGACTGCTGTGGGCGGGCGCTCCGCGACGCACTAACAGTAACTCTTTTGCAAGACCCCTGCACACGTTCGAGTAACCATGAGCAACGACTGGCCGGTGGACCCGGACGGTGAGGAGGGCAGCGAGGGCGGCCGCAAGTACGACATGCGGATCATCGCGGACAAAGTCGACGAAGAAGAAGACTTCCCGCTCGAGCGCGATGCGTTTGTCGAGGAGTACGGCGACTATCCAATTCGCGTCAACTACGAGCGCGTTGTCGCCATGAGCGAGATCTTCGAGTACATCGACGAATCGGAGTTCGAGACGATTCTCGACATGCACAAAGCCGTCGGTAACGCCATGCGCGAAGGCGACTTCTGGGACTACCACCCCAAAGGCGCAAATCCCGAGAAGAAACGCGCCTGAACGCGGACCTAAGCCACTCACAACTCATTTCTGTACAGCCGGTCTCGAGTTCTCGTACGAACACCGAGCGTGTGGTACTTCCCCACACATCACGAATCTGGATTGCGTATCACTTATACGACGAGCGTCGAAATGGAGAGTCACAGTGACGAACACGCAGGTTACGCTCGTTCAGATCGACAACTACGGGCCGTGGACGGTGACGCCAGAACCGCGCCGTGAAGCCGACCTGCAGACGCTGCAGTCCCGGCTCTATGCCGATATCTCTCAGTTTGTCGGCAACCGCAACGGCTACACCTTCTTTACGCGCTTTGATAACATGATTGCCGTGACGAACGGCCTCTCGCTCGAGGATCACGCACTCCTTCAGGAGTCCGTCGGCAATCGGTATCCCGTTTCGCTCAGCCTCGGCGTTGCAACCGGCACGACGCCCGCACAGGCTCTTTCCGATGCGACAGCACTTGTCCAAGACGCCGGCAGCGCGCAGGACAAAGACCGCCGCGAGTGCCTCGAGGGGCGCACCATCGACGACGGCCATCGTACACCGGACGATGTCCAGATCGCTCACTTCGACGTGATAAACGCGACGGGCAACTATACGGACGAACTCAACGCCTTCGATAGCTTCATCGAGATCGAGCAGGGCTACGCCGAACTCATGCGCCACATGCGCCGAACTCACGACAGCCTCTCGTTTTTCGTCGGCGGTGACAACATCATCGTCACCTGTCCCGACCTCGAGCGCGCTGAGTACGAGGAAGCAATTACCCACGTCGAAGAAGCCGTCGACGTCCGCCTGCAGGTCGGCGTCGGCCGCGGCAAACACGCACACGACGCTGGATTCGCCGCCAAACACGCCCTCGAGACCTGCCGGGCTGACGGAACGCGAGTCGAACTCGAGTGGGAGCACTGACGCCACAAATACAGATTGGTTTCACACCGGTCGGTGCTCACCACAGACAAGACGGGGTGACGCCACAACAGGGCCGCCTGCTGTCGATTCCTCAATCTTCGACAGCGACTCGCTTAAATGTAGTGGAGGTAGCTTTTAGCCATCGTGTGCGTATTGTTCACACATGGAATCAGAACTGTCGGTGACTGACATTCTGACGAACGAGTTCGTCGGCGTGAGCGAGTCTGATACGGTGGTCGGCGCAGTGCAACTCATGCGCGACGAACGCGTGAGTTGCGTGCTCGTCGTCCGCGGTGCAGACCCCGTCGGGATCGTGACCGAGTGGGACATCCTCGAGATCGTCGCAGAGGAGCGCGATCCCGCTGAGACGACAGTCGGAGATGTGATGACTGCACCCGTGATCACGCTCGAGCCGGATCGATCGCTCGCTGATGCAGCGACACTGATGGGACGCGAAGATATCCGAAACGTCGTCATCCAGGGTGAGGGCGACGACGATATTCGTGGTATCGTCACCCAGCGCGACGTCATCGCGGCGGCAGGCTCGTTCCAAGCCGCCGTCACGCCCGGCCGCTCGAGTACCGGTTCGGATGCGATCAACCCCGAACAGCCACTTGAGGAGTCTGTCCAACAGGTCGCCGACGACCGGGCGGAAGTGGTCGCAAACGGCGGCGACGAGTACACAACGCAGGGCGTCTGTGAAACCTGCGGGTCGCTGGCTGATTCGCTCTGGGAGGCAAATGGCCAACTCGTCTGTCCAGACTGTCGAACGGTGTGAGCCACACCTGTCTGACCGACGCGTGGCGGCTCGAGGCGTCGATAGAAAGGCCTTTCGTGGCCGATTGGTGACTGGCCGATACTGTGTATCCACCCCGTTTCCAGCAGATGGTACCATACGATCTCCCCGATCGAACTGCTCGCTCGAGCGGGACCAATGACTGAGCCAACAATTACCCACGCGACGAGTGACGACCTCGAGACGGTTACTGACCGGTGGGTAGACCTCGCGCGCGACCAGCGAGCCTACGGCTCATCGATCCGCGCCGAGGCCAATCGCGAGACCATGCGCGAGACGCTCGCAGCCCACCAGTTTACGAACAGTTTGCTCGTCGCCCGGCTCGAGGGAGATCTCGTCGGCTTCGCCTCGTTTTCGCTCGAGCAGGGTGCGCTCTCGCTCGCGACGACACGTGGGCTGTTGTCGAACCTCTACGTCGATCCGTCGTATCGAGGCCGCGGCATTGGCACGGCGCTACTCGAGGCGGTCGAAGCCGAACTCCGCGACCGCGGGGCCGAGGTCGTCCGCCTCGAGGTGGTAGCGCCAAACGAGGATGCGCGCCGATTCTACCGGGAGCGGGGCTATGAGCCGGTTCGAGTGACGATGGACCACCACCTTGAGGGCTCATCGGAAAACGATACACACTCAAAGGAGGACGCATAACCAACGTACTGCGCCAGGGGAGCATGGGGGGTTCATGCACTCGACTTGTAATCGAGACTCCCGGGGTTCAAATCCCCGCCCTGGCTCGTTCCTATTCTGTGCAACTCGGTTGAATTCGATTTCAGTCACACCTCTCTGCGGAAACTCGGCGTTCAATCTGTCCTTGGATAGTGAAAATCAGGGATTTAAACTATTCAATAAACAGCATCGTCCTAAGATTAGTATCGTTTCAGTACCCAAAATGATCGTCAATGCGGTATTGCACTCATTGAAGCACACATCCATACGTTTCGATTTCGAGTCGGACAGCAGATTTATATCGCATCACAAAAAGAGTCGGCCAATGCTACTCTCAGTGGATGGGTCAGAAACTGCGGAATCCCAGTCAGTAAGCTATCGCGTTATTACGGAAATTGCGGCCAAAGAAGGGATCGACCCAATGGATCTCGAACCACCTGAATATGAAGCGCTCTACGATGCAATCAATCCAGAAGCCCTGGATTCACTGTTTGCCCCGCGAGCGGACGGTGATGAACGAACCACCGGCCGCGTCGAATTTACGTTCTGTGAGTACCATGTCGTTGTCTCGAGTGACG
The Natronolimnobius sp. AArcel1 genome window above contains:
- a CDS encoding HalOD1 output domain-containing protein — encoded protein: MLLSVDGSETAESQSVSYRVITEIAAKEGIDPMDLEPPEYEALYDAINPEALDSLFAPRADGDERTTGRVEFTFCEYHVVVSSDGTVDVRNEP
- a CDS encoding GTP cyclohydrolase III, yielding MTNTQVTLVQIDNYGPWTVTPEPRREADLQTLQSRLYADISQFVGNRNGYTFFTRFDNMIAVTNGLSLEDHALLQESVGNRYPVSLSLGVATGTTPAQALSDATALVQDAGSAQDKDRRECLEGRTIDDGHRTPDDVQIAHFDVINATGNYTDELNAFDSFIEIEQGYAELMRHMRRTHDSLSFFVGGDNIIVTCPDLERAEYEEAITHVEEAVDVRLQVGVGRGKHAHDAGFAAKHALETCRADGTRVELEWEH
- a CDS encoding cyclic nucleotide-binding/CBS domain-containing protein, giving the protein MESELSVTDILTNEFVGVSESDTVVGAVQLMRDERVSCVLVVRGADPVGIVTEWDILEIVAEERDPAETTVGDVMTAPVITLEPDRSLADAATLMGREDIRNVVIQGEGDDDIRGIVTQRDVIAAAGSFQAAVTPGRSSTGSDAINPEQPLEESVQQVADDRAEVVANGGDEYTTQGVCETCGSLADSLWEANGQLVCPDCRTV
- a CDS encoding GNAT family N-acetyltransferase, with amino-acid sequence MTEPTITHATSDDLETVTDRWVDLARDQRAYGSSIRAEANRETMRETLAAHQFTNSLLVARLEGDLVGFASFSLEQGALSLATTRGLLSNLYVDPSYRGRGIGTALLEAVEAELRDRGAEVVRLEVVAPNEDARRFYRERGYEPVRVTMDHHLEGSSENDTHSKEDA
- a CDS encoding DUF5785 family protein, with translation MSNDWPVDPDGEEGSEGGRKYDMRIIADKVDEEEDFPLERDAFVEEYGDYPIRVNYERVVAMSEIFEYIDESEFETILDMHKAVGNAMREGDFWDYHPKGANPEKKRA
- a CDS encoding PIN domain-containing protein; the encoded protein is MKLLDTTFLIHYWAGREAVKDYLETHEEAEFVTTTLNIKEIAVGRELQGKLDPVEIQSQFEWMTILPFQLEHAVIAGELEAAFHRDETVNQDKINSFSGDLLIAAVAKAAGATVVTRNMDDFEQFDGVSVESY